The genomic DNA AGACACACGCTTAACGACCAACCTGCGACGACCGCGCTGGCGATCGCCATCATCGCGTAGCCGAACACCAGGCTCGCCGCGGAAGATGCAGCCATCAACATGGTCAGGCTCAAACAGACGAACTTCACGATCTGCGGCCACTCGCCGAGCAATTGCCTCATCATGACATATCCTCTGCCAAGGTTGCCGTCGCCGGTGTGCGACGCTTCGGCCGCAGGTCCTGCACGTGCAGGTCCAGGGTGCGTCGGCCCTGCCACTGGCCCAGCTTCGCTTCAAACACCACGTCCAGTTCCACGCCGCCGGGCAACTGCTCGGCCACGTCGCCGAAGTTGAACGCCACCGCCCGCATCACGCTACCGCCCTGCCGTAGACGCAGTTGCAGGTGTTGCCCCTGCCTCCCCATCGGCCGCGCGGGACCGTCAAGCGTCACGTCACGCACCAGCAGCTTCGGACGCGGGTTGTCTCGACCAAACGGGCCGAGCTCCTGCAACTGCTCGAACAAAGCAAGCGTACAGTCGCCCAGCGACAGCGCCGCGTCAACTGTGAGCACAGGCGTGAGCTGCTCGACCGTGAGTTTTTCGTTGACATGCGTCACCAGCGCATCGCGGAAGGCGCCGATCGCCTCGGCACGCAGCGCCAGCCCCGCCGCCATCGCATGTCCGCCGAAGCGGGTCAGGTGCTCACGACATGCGGTCAGCGCTTCGTGAATGGAAACGCCGTCGACGCTGCGTGCCGAGCCGTGGGCGATGCCTTCCTCGTCAATGTTGAGCACGATAACCGGCCGACTGAACTGCTCGACCAGCCGACTGGCGACGATACCCACCACGCCCGGATGCCAGTCTTCGCCGGCGACGACAATGGCCCGGCGGTCTGCCGCGTCGTAGCCCGCCTCGCGCACTTGAGCTGCGGCCTGTTCTGCAATAGTTCGCTCGGTCGCTCGCCGACGGTCATTTTCACTGTTGAGAAACACGGCCAGCTCGCGGGCTTCGTCGCCGACCGCTTCGGTGAGCAGGCGGGCGGCCTCGCGTGCGTGCCCCATTCGGCCACAGGCGTTGAGCCGCGGGCCGAGCACGAAGCCGACGTGGTAGCTGTCGATCCGCTCGTCACGCAACTGCGCCGCGTCGATCATCGCATCCAGACCGGCAAAGCCGGTGTTCTTGATGCGTGCCAGGCCGAAGCGCGTGAGCACACGATTCTCGCCTCGCAACGGCACGACGTCGGCCACCGTGCCCAATGCCACCAGCGTCAGCAGGTTCACCAGCAGATCACGAAAGCCCGCCGGCAGCCGATCGCTGCCACAGATCTCCCGCGCGACCTGCCAGGCAAGCTTGAACGCCACACCTGCCCCGCAAAGGTCCGCCGCGCCGACGGCGACCGCCCCACCCGCGTCGGCCAACCCCGGATGCACCAGCGCGTGAGCATTGGGCAAATCGGCCGGGTCGAATGTGTGGTGGTCTGTGATGATCAGGTCCAGCCCCAGCTCGCGAGCGAGGTCGGCCGGGCCGGTGGCGGTGATGCCACAGTCGACGGTGACGACGAGCGGTTGCGGCGATAGCTCGGCGAAGCTGCGGATCGCGTCTTCGTTCAGGCCGTACCCTTCGTCAACGCGATGCGGAATGTAGATACTGACGTCGGCGTCGGCGAGCCTGAGGGTGTGCCATAGCACGCTCGCAGCAGTGACGCCGTCGACATCGTAATCGCCGTAGATCACGATGGGCTGACCGTCAGCGACGGCGCGGGCGATGCGGCGGGCAGCTTCGGGCACGCCGGGCAACTCGGCGGGGTCAGCCAGGTCATTAAGCGTGGGCTTGAGAAAGGCGCGGGCAGCGTCGGACGTGTCGACACCGCGGGCGAGCAACAATTCGGCAATCAGCGGCGACATACCCAGCTTGCCAGCAAAGTCGACAGCCTGCTCGCGTCGAAGCTGCGGGTCGTCGCTCTGGAAACTGCCGGAAGATCGGCTGCGCCAGCGTTTTCGCATCCCTGCGTCGGTCATCCCGTCATCATAGCCGAAAGCTTGCCACTCGCGCCGGCTGGCTAGGCAATACGACCAGTACAACCCGCGCAAAACGCACGATTGTTCCGGGCGTTGCAGATTGCAGGTAAACCGCCGACCTCCGTCAACCGATAACACCCGCAAGCAACGATCCGTTCCAAGGAATCACGTCATGCAAATCTGCTCGCTTCGTCCCACTCCCGCTCGGACTCCGCTGCGCTGCCGCGGCGCGGGCTTTTCGCTTGTGGAAATTCTCATCGTCGTGTTGCTATTGTCAATACTTGCCGCAATGGTGATCCCGCAGTTCATCGGCGCTGCCGAGCAGACGCGCGACAATGCACTGGCCACCAACCTCTCGCGCGTGCGCCAGCAGATCGAGCTATACCGCCATCACCACGACGGCAATTTCCCTGAACTGGCCAACTTCACCGAACAGTTGACCAAATCCAGCAACGCTCTCGGCCAGACCGCCGCCGTCGACACGCCCGGCTACAGCTTCGGCCCCTACCTCAGCAGCATCCCCCGCAACCCATACACCGCCGGCAACATCGTCGGCGATGGCGAAGTCGGCACCAGCGACTGGTACTACAACGAAAACACCGGTGATTTCCACGCCAATCACGACGAAGACGCCCGCGAGTTGTAAGCACACCACCCTCGCCACCCCAAACAACCCCACCGCGTTCGCATCACGACGCGTCCAACCACGCGTCGAGACACCGAAGCCCGGACGTCGCACAACGCCCGGGCTTCTCTTTTGCGCTCATCGCATTTACAACCCCAGGGTTATCGATCAATGCCAAAGCCCACGGATTGCATCCGTGGGTACCCACCCACCCGACACCGACGGAAAATCGACATCACGAGCCAAAC from Phycisphaerales bacterium AB-hyl4 includes the following:
- a CDS encoding type II secretion system protein, coding for MQICSLRPTPARTPLRCRGAGFSLVEILIVVLLLSILAAMVIPQFIGAAEQTRDNALATNLSRVRQQIELYRHHHDGNFPELANFTEQLTKSSNALGQTAAVDTPGYSFGPYLSSIPRNPYTAGNIVGDGEVGTSDWYYNENTGDFHANHDEDAREL
- the recJ gene encoding single-stranded-DNA-specific exonuclease RecJ, producing MTDAGMRKRWRSRSSGSFQSDDPQLRREQAVDFAGKLGMSPLIAELLLARGVDTSDAARAFLKPTLNDLADPAELPGVPEAARRIARAVADGQPIVIYGDYDVDGVTAASVLWHTLRLADADVSIYIPHRVDEGYGLNEDAIRSFAELSPQPLVVTVDCGITATGPADLARELGLDLIITDHHTFDPADLPNAHALVHPGLADAGGAVAVGAADLCGAGVAFKLAWQVAREICGSDRLPAGFRDLLVNLLTLVALGTVADVVPLRGENRVLTRFGLARIKNTGFAGLDAMIDAAQLRDERIDSYHVGFVLGPRLNACGRMGHAREAARLLTEAVGDEARELAVFLNSENDRRRATERTIAEQAAAQVREAGYDAADRRAIVVAGEDWHPGVVGIVASRLVEQFSRPVIVLNIDEEGIAHGSARSVDGVSIHEALTACREHLTRFGGHAMAAGLALRAEAIGAFRDALVTHVNEKLTVEQLTPVLTVDAALSLGDCTLALFEQLQELGPFGRDNPRPKLLVRDVTLDGPARPMGRQGQHLQLRLRQGGSVMRAVAFNFGDVAEQLPGGVELDVVFEAKLGQWQGRRTLDLHVQDLRPKRRTPATATLAEDMS